From the genome of Polyangiaceae bacterium, one region includes:
- a CDS encoding polyhydroxyalkanoic acid system family protein gives MAVSFSVTEPHELGRMEAKRRVDKGIDALTDKMGLRDTWTDNVATITGSGQSAGITGTATVRNHGVDVTLNVPDDKVQYASIYEANLKNWLKDILTKA, from the coding sequence ATGGCCGTATCGTTTTCAGTCACGGAACCACACGAATTGGGCAGGATGGAAGCCAAACGCCGCGTCGACAAAGGAATCGATGCCCTGACCGACAAGATGGGCTTGCGAGATACATGGACCGACAACGTCGCGACGATCACCGGGTCCGGCCAATCGGCGGGCATCACGGGAACGGCGACGGTGCGTAACCATGGCGTCGACGTGACCCTCAACGTTCCTGACGACAAAGTTCAATATGCCAGCATTTACGAAGCGAATCTGAAGAACTGGCTCAAAGACATTCTCACCAAAGCCTGA
- a CDS encoding DUF3944 domain-containing protein, giving the protein MATYRNDPDLEFLRNCTDVELHPLVVYLTKSKDGSPRRNETLTKSQEYQRYAPCHSMYWQLIAAELQTFGANSVTTLFRGGEGVLYREILCEVCDKMSANYHSKAPIEAIESDLLMKVLTDSVASMDEADRRNLVDSLGMTTDSYSGPAVVAALQFGLRAGGFATYQVAVVVANAVAKTVLGQGLSFVTNASLTRGLSLAIGPIGWALNALWVGGSLAGPAYRVTVPSVVHVALLRATRNMDSLS; this is encoded by the coding sequence ATGGCAACCTACCGAAACGATCCCGACCTTGAGTTCCTGCGTAACTGCACTGACGTAGAGCTACACCCGCTGGTCGTATACCTGACGAAATCTAAAGATGGCAGTCCGCGCCGCAACGAGACCTTGACCAAGTCGCAAGAGTATCAGCGATACGCCCCTTGCCATAGTATGTATTGGCAGCTTATCGCAGCCGAGTTGCAGACATTTGGCGCCAATTCCGTGACAACACTTTTTCGCGGAGGCGAGGGGGTGTTGTATCGTGAGATTCTCTGCGAAGTTTGTGATAAAATGAGCGCCAACTATCATTCCAAAGCGCCAATTGAAGCAATTGAATCCGACTTACTCATGAAGGTATTAACAGACTCGGTTGCGAGTATGGACGAAGCCGATCGGCGCAATCTTGTCGACTCCCTCGGTATGACGACAGATAGCTATAGCGGTCCCGCCGTTGTTGCAGCATTGCAGTTTGGCCTTCGAGCTGGGGGATTTGCGACTTATCAGGTTGCTGTCGTTGTTGCGAACGCCGTTGCCAAGACTGTGCTTGGGCAGGGATTGTCGTTTGTGACGAATGCGTCCCTCACGCGGGGCCTCAGCTTGGCGATCGGCCCTATTGGTTGGGCATTGAATGCCCTTTGGGTTGGCGGTTCTCTTGCAGGTCCAGCCTATAGGGTAACGGTTCCAAGCGTCGTTCACGTTGCCCTATTGCGAGCAACGAGAAACATGGATTCGCTTAGCTGA
- a CDS encoding ATP-binding protein, giving the protein MRPSFNIAGPCIPGEHYMLPPERRLVDVLELIEEHKYFTLTAGRQTGKTTSLMWIEEHLNATGAWRALWVDTQTAREEPDPAQAFRTLLGKLDKVCARTHPDVPRPDIDALLRDPKSAVGGYLEFLAGQDERPWVILFDEADGLVGEAMVSFLTQLRDGYIDRSRSPFPASVVLVGQRRVRDYALQEEDRRPLTWLGTTSPFNITAASTTITSFTESEVGELLDQHTAKTGQVFHPEAVAKIYELGQGHPWLTNAIADQIVRRDVRDRSIAITAAHVDAAKETIILERRSHIDSLVSKLREERVRKIIDPMLVGHQTGADVLDDDFAYVMGTGLIRRIGGQIEIANPIYREVIPRTLTYIRQGQIVPRRSYVRKSGSLDAAKLMADWQKFWRKDGHLAAEGFGYRESGPHLMLMAFLQRVVNGGGRIEREYGLGRGALDLLICWKEERHAIEVKLRRDTETEAEGLEQLAAYLDRLGLGEGWLVLFDLRETLSWQDKLFVREVEYEGKHIRIVGC; this is encoded by the coding sequence ATGAGGCCATCGTTCAACATCGCCGGTCCGTGCATCCCGGGTGAGCACTACATGTTGCCGCCCGAGCGGCGTCTTGTAGATGTTCTCGAGCTCATCGAGGAACACAAGTATTTTACGCTGACGGCCGGACGGCAAACGGGCAAGACCACGAGCCTGATGTGGATCGAGGAGCACCTCAATGCAACGGGCGCATGGCGCGCGCTCTGGGTGGACACCCAGACGGCGCGCGAAGAGCCCGATCCTGCCCAAGCGTTCCGTACGCTATTGGGAAAACTCGACAAAGTTTGCGCTCGGACGCACCCCGACGTTCCTCGGCCGGACATTGATGCACTGCTGCGTGACCCGAAGAGTGCAGTGGGTGGGTATCTCGAGTTTCTTGCGGGTCAGGACGAACGCCCGTGGGTGATTCTTTTCGATGAAGCGGACGGATTGGTGGGCGAGGCGATGGTGTCGTTTTTGACCCAATTGCGCGATGGATACATCGACCGGAGCAGATCTCCGTTTCCGGCGAGCGTCGTGCTGGTGGGCCAGCGTCGGGTACGAGATTATGCATTGCAGGAGGAAGATCGGCGTCCGCTTACATGGCTCGGTACGACGTCGCCATTCAACATCACCGCAGCATCGACGACGATAACGTCGTTTACGGAGTCCGAGGTGGGTGAGCTGCTCGATCAGCATACTGCGAAGACGGGTCAGGTATTTCACCCCGAGGCCGTGGCAAAAATCTACGAATTGGGTCAAGGCCACCCGTGGCTGACGAACGCGATAGCGGACCAAATCGTGCGACGGGACGTGAGAGACAGAAGCATTGCGATTACGGCAGCGCACGTGGATGCGGCGAAAGAGACCATCATCCTCGAGCGGCGGAGTCACATTGATTCGCTCGTGTCGAAGTTGCGTGAGGAACGCGTGCGCAAGATCATTGATCCGATGCTCGTGGGGCATCAGACAGGTGCGGATGTGCTTGATGACGATTTCGCTTATGTAATGGGAACGGGTTTGATTCGGCGAATTGGTGGACAGATCGAGATTGCAAACCCGATCTACCGCGAAGTGATTCCTCGGACACTTACGTACATCCGACAGGGGCAAATCGTGCCACGGCGCAGTTACGTCCGCAAGAGCGGCTCGCTCGACGCGGCGAAGCTCATGGCGGATTGGCAGAAGTTTTGGCGTAAGGATGGGCATCTCGCGGCCGAGGGGTTCGGGTATCGCGAATCGGGACCGCATTTGATGCTGATGGCGTTCTTGCAACGTGTCGTCAATGGGGGCGGACGCATCGAGCGTGAATATGGGCTGGGCCGCGGGGCGCTCGATTTGCTGATATGCTGGAAAGAGGAACGTCATGCCATCGAAGTCAAGCTTCGACGTGACACGGAGACCGAAGCTGAAGGCCTGGAACAGCTCGCCGCGTACCTCGACCGTCTCGGGCTTGGAGAAGGCTGGCTGGTATTGTTCGACCTGCGCGAGACGCTTTCCTGGCAGGACAAGCTTTTCGTGCGGGAGGTCGAATACGAGGGGAAGCACATTCGAATCGTCGGGTGCTGA
- a CDS encoding DUF4375 domain-containing protein → MNTPPRQTLTKDSIVVLASTLGEDADPSEIVASNIMFVDMLFEEHLKREEVSQDALRSYHVDYFLVEYENGGFSQFVYNTRWDEAIIGYIREGLKAMGAKRYLKAFEKGAKLVEAVGKEKLEAYLDGGYFHDEDEEEVEEPVDWDAVNEAIDKAGDNEDIAELHAAWLRKHPQLYVMQSEDDMREEARRRGAALPDRAKRIAKALADEPRYLRFIRALCKEAGQELEGLTTIDPRHAFEGEQVRAYHFITDEGHHYMIEHDGRAIMIRGETKEEVCSIDAPEEVVMH, encoded by the coding sequence ATGAATACTCCGCCTCGCCAAACACTCACCAAAGACTCCATCGTCGTCCTGGCTTCGACGCTTGGCGAGGATGCCGACCCAAGCGAAATCGTCGCGTCGAACATCATGTTCGTGGACATGCTCTTCGAGGAACATTTGAAGCGCGAAGAGGTATCGCAGGATGCATTGCGCAGTTATCACGTCGATTATTTCCTGGTCGAATACGAGAACGGGGGCTTTTCGCAATTCGTCTACAACACGCGCTGGGACGAGGCCATCATTGGATACATTCGTGAAGGATTGAAGGCGATGGGCGCCAAGCGTTACCTGAAAGCATTTGAAAAAGGCGCCAAGCTCGTGGAAGCCGTCGGCAAGGAAAAGCTCGAAGCGTATTTGGACGGCGGCTATTTTCACGACGAGGACGAAGAGGAAGTCGAAGAGCCGGTCGATTGGGATGCCGTGAACGAGGCCATCGACAAGGCGGGTGATAACGAAGACATTGCGGAATTGCACGCGGCGTGGCTGCGCAAGCATCCGCAATTGTACGTGATGCAATCGGAAGACGACATGCGCGAGGAAGCTCGGCGAAGGGGTGCGGCATTGCCCGACCGAGCGAAGCGGATAGCCAAGGCATTGGCGGACGAGCCTCGGTACTTGCGGTTCATTCGCGCACTATGCAAAGAAGCGGGCCAGGAGCTCGAAGGGCTGACCACCATTGATCCGCGTCACGCATTCGAGGGGGAGCAGGTGCGTGCGTACCATTTCATCACGGATGAAGGGCACCATTACATGATCGAGCATGATGGGCGAGCGATCATGATTCGGGGCGAAACGAAGGAGGAGGTATGCAGCATCGACGCGCCGGAGGAGGTGGTGATGCATTGA
- a CDS encoding GAF domain-containing protein — protein MTFLVASARSWAWRRRTRHHTKVFRTRGSAGADVVVSRALLEAILGRRESVIVRDAEAEAHLRTLHREGILSAMAVPLGFSTRPVGLLYVDDRRKTERFGVDDLAYLTALGHLVSAALQKRRTTPTCRSDCRIFGRRDGRNHRRERFDEPLAYCNHKVRRRGSYQRAHSWRKWNWQGARRPCSP, from the coding sequence TTGACGTTCTTGGTTGCGAGCGCGCGCTCGTGGGCTTGGCGACGCCGAACGAGGCATCACACGAAGGTTTTCCGCACGCGAGGTTCTGCAGGCGCCGATGTCGTCGTCAGTCGAGCGCTCCTCGAGGCCATTCTTGGCAGGCGCGAATCCGTCATCGTTCGCGATGCGGAAGCGGAAGCTCATCTGCGCACATTGCATCGCGAGGGCATTCTTTCGGCCATGGCCGTGCCGCTCGGTTTTTCCACGCGCCCCGTCGGGCTGCTTTATGTCGACGACCGCCGCAAGACCGAGCGTTTTGGTGTCGATGACCTCGCGTACTTGACCGCGCTCGGTCACCTCGTCAGCGCGGCCCTACAAAAGCGCCGAACGACTCCAACGTGTCGAAGCGATTGCCGAATCTTTGGGCGGCGCGACGGGCGAAATCATCGGCGCGAGCGATTCGATGAACCGCTTGCGTATTGCAATCACAAAGTACGGCGCCGCGGGTCATACCAACGTGCTCATTCGTGGCGAAAGTGGAACTGGCAAGGAGCTCGTCGCCCGTGCTCTCCATGA
- a CDS encoding sigma 54-interacting transcriptional regulator: MRIAITKYGAAGHTNVLIRGESGTGKELVARALHEASVRASKPFVTLNCAAIPESMLESELFGHEKGAFTGAVAKNEVSLRSRTAVRFFSMSGDLAIPAQAKLLRALQEGEIQAVGAERAIHVDVRVVSATHKNLVKEIEAGRFREDLYYRLAVVEIDVPPLRERGADVALIAHALMRRSATVMGKRLEGFTEAALSALARHSWPGNVRELRNEIERAVINADGPLIDAHDLSPRLGAARPKPDQPRDRSLAEQFAELEPTEKMLVEQAMAQAKGNVSEAARLLGITRIMMKRRVDRLLGGAKEDD; this comes from the coding sequence TTGCGTATTGCAATCACAAAGTACGGCGCCGCGGGTCATACCAACGTGCTCATTCGTGGCGAAAGTGGAACTGGCAAGGAGCTCGTCGCCCGTGCTCTCCATGAAGCGTCGGTACGTGCATCCAAACCATTCGTGACGCTCAATTGCGCAGCGATTCCCGAATCCATGCTCGAAAGCGAGCTTTTTGGCCACGAGAAAGGCGCATTCACGGGAGCCGTTGCCAAAAACGAGGTAAGTTTGCGCTCGCGGACGGCGGTACGCTTTTTCTCGATGAGTGGGGACCTTGCAATTCCTGCCCAGGCCAAGCTATTGCGAGCATTGCAAGAAGGTGAAATCCAAGCCGTTGGCGCCGAACGAGCCATTCACGTCGACGTTCGTGTCGTCAGCGCTACGCACAAAAACCTCGTGAAAGAAATCGAAGCTGGGCGGTTTCGAGAAGATCTGTATTATCGTTTGGCGGTTGTCGAAATCGACGTTCCGCCATTGCGTGAGCGTGGAGCCGACGTCGCGCTCATTGCGCATGCCTTGATGCGCCGATCGGCGACCGTCATGGGCAAACGGCTCGAAGGGTTCACGGAAGCTGCATTATCGGCGCTGGCTCGGCATTCGTGGCCCGGTAATGTGCGCGAGCTTCGGAATGAAATCGAGCGAGCGGTCATCAATGCCGACGGTCCGCTCATCGACGCGCATGATTTGTCTCCGCGTCTCGGTGCGGCGCGGCCGAAACCGGATCAGCCACGAGACAGAAGTTTGGCCGAGCAATTTGCCGAGCTCGAGCCCACGGAAAAGATGCTCGTCGAGCAGGCCATGGCGCAAGCCAAAGGCAATGTCAGTGAAGCGGCGCGCCTCCTCGGCATTACGCGCATCATGATGAAGCGGCGCGTGGATCGGCTCCTTGGTGGGGCCAAAGAAGACGATTGA
- a CDS encoding C-type lectin domain-containing protein: MTSSTRLFASLASLLLAAPFAGCMAELDEQDELVAEESQALSAETCNGVDDDGDFMIDEGDVCEFDKYADDTHEYLVVQDQRSQVLAQRVCQGRGMNLARIQSAEENEFLQSFTDDAAFWIDVNDRAAEEAIGTRMAVRRRGTIGAFANPITTITKIVV; encoded by the coding sequence ATGACATCGTCGACTCGTCTTTTTGCCTCGCTTGCTTCGCTCCTTCTTGCTGCGCCATTTGCTGGTTGCATGGCCGAGCTGGATGAGCAGGACGAATTGGTTGCCGAGGAATCGCAGGCCCTTTCGGCCGAAACGTGCAATGGCGTCGATGACGATGGCGATTTCATGATCGACGAGGGCGATGTATGCGAATTCGATAAGTACGCGGATGACACACACGAATACCTCGTCGTTCAAGATCAACGCAGCCAAGTTCTTGCCCAACGGGTCTGTCAAGGCCGCGGCATGAACCTCGCCCGCATTCAAAGCGCAGAGGAGAACGAATTCCTTCAGTCGTTCACGGACGATGCTGCATTCTGGATCGACGTGAACGACCGAGCTGCCGAGGAAGCTATCGGTACGAGGATGGCAGTGCGGCGACGTGGTACCATTGGGGCTTTTGCGAACCCAATAACAACTATAACGAAGATTGTGGTCTGA